Below is a genomic region from Magnetococcales bacterium.
CGGGGAAGGTTTTTCGGCCCGGACGGATCATGAAGGCGATTCGTTGCCGGGGGAGGAAGAGTCGGAAGCGGGGGCTGTTCCAGGCGAGTCCCCATCATTGCCGGGGGAAGTGGACCGGCTCGTGGGACGGGTGGAAGAACTGGAAACCGCGCTTGCCGCCAGCCGCGACGAGACGCTGCGCTCCCTGGCGGACATGCAAAATCTTCGCCGCCGGACCGCGCGGGAGGTGCAGCAGGCGCGGGATTTCGCCGTGGAGGGCTTCGCCCGGGATCTTCTGCCGGTGGCGGACAACATGGAGCGGGCATTGTCCGCCATGCCCGAGCGCGAGGACCCGGCCCTGAAGGCGATGGCCGAGGGGATTCGTCTGGTCCAGGCGGAACTCGACCGGGTTTTCAAGCATCATGGGGTGACCCGGATCGAAGCCGTCGGCAAGCCTTTCGATCCCAATCTGCATCAGGCAGTGCAGCAGGTGGCGGTATCCGCCGCCGATTCCACCCCACCCGGCGCGGTTGTTTCCGAGCTGCAATCGGGTTATCTCCTCAATGGGCGCCTGCTGCGCGCTTCCATGGTGGTGGTCGCCAAGGACTAAGGAATGAATCGGAGTCGATCCGACACCCTTGGGAATGCCGGGTCTTTAGAGTGATTAAAGTTTGCACGGGTCTTGACAAATGAACCCGGCGTTCCCATATCAACGACGTAGTGCGCGGATCGTATCCGAAACAGTCACGGCGGGCCGGTCGCAAACCGGTCGCCATCATGGAACCAAGTGGAAAGGAAGCATGCGATGGGCAAGGTCATTGGCATCGATCTGGGGACGACGAACTCCTGCGTGGCCATCATGGAAGGTGGCGATCCCAAGGTGATTGAAAACAGCGAGGGGGTCCGCACGACGCCGTCGATGGTGGCCCTGACCGCGTCGGGGGAACGGCTGGTGGGGCAGGCGGCCAAACGTCAGGCGGTCACCAATCCGAAGAACACCCTGTTCGCCATCAAAAGGCTGATTGGTCGGCGTTACGATGATCCGATGACCCAGAAGGACAAGGGATTCGTTCCCTACGAAATCGTCAAGGCGGACAATGGCGATGCCTGGGTCAACTTTGGCGGCAAGAAGGTCAGCCCATCCGAAGTGTCGGCGATGATTCTGCAGAAGATGAAGCAGACGGCGGAGGATTATCTGGGAGAGACGGTTTCCGAGGCGGTCATCACGGTGCCGGCCTATTTCAACGATGCCCAGCGCCAGGCCACCAAGGATGCGGGTCGGATCGCGGGACTGGAGGTGTTGCGCATCATCAACGAACCGACCGCCGCCGCTTTGGCCTATGGTCTGGACAAGAAGGGGGGGCAGACCATCGTCGTCTATGACCTGGGTGGCGGAACCTTCGACGTTTCGAT
It encodes:
- the grpE gene encoding nucleotide exchange factor GrpE, with protein sequence MTDPNQTNGIKENHPFQAEVPVDGEGFSARTDHEGDSLPGEEESEAGAVPGESPSLPGEVDRLVGRVEELETALAASRDETLRSLADMQNLRRRTAREVQQARDFAVEGFARDLLPVADNMERALSAMPEREDPALKAMAEGIRLVQAELDRVFKHHGVTRIEAVGKPFDPNLHQAVQQVAVSAADSTPPGAVVSELQSGYLLNGRLLRASMVVVAKD